In Oncorhynchus gorbuscha isolate QuinsamMale2020 ecotype Even-year linkage group LG08, OgorEven_v1.0, whole genome shotgun sequence, one genomic interval encodes:
- the rps24 gene encoding 40S ribosomal protein S24 isoform X1, producing the protein MNDTVTVRTRKFMTNRLLQRKQMVVDVLHPGKATVPKTEIREKLAKMYKTTPDVVFVFGFRTQFGGGKTTGFAMVYDSLDYAKKNEPKHRLARHGLYEKKKSSRKQRKERKNRMKKVRGTKKASVGAAGKKKK; encoded by the exons ATG AACGACACAGTGACAGTCAGAACCCGGAAGTTTATGACAAACCGGCTGCTTCAGAGGAAGCAAATG GTTGTTGATGTCCTCCATCCAGGCAAAGCCACAGTCCCTAAGACTGAGATCAGGGAGAAGCTGGCCAAAATGTACAAGACCACCCCCGATGTGGTGTTCGTCTTCGGCTTCAGGACACAGTTTGGTGGTGGCAAGACGACAGGTTTCGCCATGGTCTACGACTCTCTCGACTACGCTAAGAAGAACGAGCCCAAGCACAGACTGGCCAGG CACGGTCTCTATGAGAAGAAGAAGTCCTCCAGAAAACAGCGCAAGGAACGCAAGAACAGAATGAAGAAAGTACGAGGTACCAAGAAAGCCAGTGTGGGTGCTGCTGGCAAAAAG AAG AAATGA
- the rps24 gene encoding 40S ribosomal protein S24 isoform X2, with translation MNDTVTVRTRKFMTNRLLQRKQMVVDVLHPGKATVPKTEIREKLAKMYKTTPDVVFVFGFRTQFGGGKTTGFAMVYDSLDYAKKNEPKHRLARHGLYEKKKSSRKQRKERKNRMKKVRGTKKASVGAAGKKK, from the exons ATG AACGACACAGTGACAGTCAGAACCCGGAAGTTTATGACAAACCGGCTGCTTCAGAGGAAGCAAATG GTTGTTGATGTCCTCCATCCAGGCAAAGCCACAGTCCCTAAGACTGAGATCAGGGAGAAGCTGGCCAAAATGTACAAGACCACCCCCGATGTGGTGTTCGTCTTCGGCTTCAGGACACAGTTTGGTGGTGGCAAGACGACAGGTTTCGCCATGGTCTACGACTCTCTCGACTACGCTAAGAAGAACGAGCCCAAGCACAGACTGGCCAGG CACGGTCTCTATGAGAAGAAGAAGTCCTCCAGAAAACAGCGCAAGGAACGCAAGAACAGAATGAAGAAAGTACGAGGTACCAAGAAAGCCAGTGTGGGTGCTGCTGGCAAAAAG AAATGA
- the rps24 gene encoding 40S ribosomal protein S24 isoform X3, whose translation MNDTVTVRTRKFMTNRLLQRKQMVVDVLHPGKATVPKTEIREKLAKMYKTTPDVVFVFGFRTQFGGGKTTGFAMVYDSLDYAKKNEPKHRLARHGLYEKKKSSRKQRKERKNRMKKVRGTKKASVGAAGKK comes from the exons ATG AACGACACAGTGACAGTCAGAACCCGGAAGTTTATGACAAACCGGCTGCTTCAGAGGAAGCAAATG GTTGTTGATGTCCTCCATCCAGGCAAAGCCACAGTCCCTAAGACTGAGATCAGGGAGAAGCTGGCCAAAATGTACAAGACCACCCCCGATGTGGTGTTCGTCTTCGGCTTCAGGACACAGTTTGGTGGTGGCAAGACGACAGGTTTCGCCATGGTCTACGACTCTCTCGACTACGCTAAGAAGAACGAGCCCAAGCACAGACTGGCCAGG CACGGTCTCTATGAGAAGAAGAAGTCCTCCAGAAAACAGCGCAAGGAACGCAAGAACAGAATGAAGAAAGTACGAGGTACCAAGAAAGCCAGTGTGGGTGCTGCTGGCAAAAAG TGA
- the qrfpra gene encoding pyroglutamylated RF-amide peptide receptor, whose product MGNTKITPEALQELLYRYNLTRREFIEIYKIQPLVYTPELPPGAKTAFVIVYAVIFLLALLGNSLVVYIVVRKRGIQTATNIFICSLAVSDLLISFFCIPFTLLQNISSEWLGGVLVCKTIPFVQTTAVVTGILTMACIALERYQGIVHPLSMKRQYTPQRAYRMLGVVWLASMIVGSPMLLVQQLEVKYDFLYDLHHVCCQERWRSASHRQLYATFILVVLFLLPLAAMLILYTRIGIELWIRKRVGDSSVLNTMNQGEVGKISRRKRRAIKMMITIVVLFTVCWAPFHTVHMLSDYNYLDEQFNDITVNMIMAIAQAIGFSNSFNNPIVYAFMNENFQKKCVSTFSQCCRRPNQRVGALDVTSRSKLHVRFTRPRDRQEAAILEDMSIVQATRTQIGGIENGALKLNTAPSYAEEEILFVTCEPQT is encoded by the exons ATGGGGAATACGAAAATAACTCCAGAGGCCCTGCAAGAGCTACTTTACCGTTATAATTTAACGCGTCGGGAGTTTATTGAAATCTACAAAATCCAACCGCTGGTTTATACGCCTGAGCTTCCACCTGGAGCCAAGACAGCGTTCGTGATTGTGTACGCGGTTATTTTCTTGCTGGCACTACTTGGAAATAGTTTGGTTGTTTACATCGTGGTGAGAAAGCGGGGAATCCAAACTGCCACGAACATCTTCATTTGTTCTCTAGCAGTGAGCGACCTCCTGATTTCGTTCTTCTGCATCCCGTTCACTTTACTGCAGAACATCTCATCCGAGTGGCTAGGAG GTGTTCTGGTGTGCAAGACCATTCCCTTTGTCCAGACGACAGCAGTGGTGACAGGTATACTCACCATGGCGTGCATCGCTCTGGAGAGGTACCAAGGCATCGTCCATCCACTCAGCATGAAGAGACAGTACACGCCACAGAGAGCCTACAGGATGCTGG GAGTTGTTTGGCTTGCATCCATGATTGTTGGATCTCCCATGCTGTTGGTGCAACAGTTAGAG gtgaagtatgACTTCCTATACGACCTACACCACGTGTGCTGCCAGGAGCGTTGGCGCTCGGCCTCACACAGACAGCTGTATGCCACCTTCATCCTGGTAGTTCTGTTCCTCCTGCCCCTGGCGGCCATGTTGATCCTCTACACACGGATAGGGATCGAACTGTGGATCCGCAAGAGGGTGGGCGACTCCTCTGTGCTTAACACCATGAACcagggagaggtgggaaagatTTCCAG aaggaagaggagagccaTCAAGATGATGATTACCATTGTGGTGCTATTCACTGTGTGCTGGGCCCCATTCCACACCGTCCACATGCTCTCTGACTACA ATTACCTGGACGAGCAGTTCAACGACATCACGGTGAACATGATCATGGCCATCGCCCAGGCCATCGGTTTCTCCAACTCCTTCAACAACCCTATCGTCTACGCCTTCATGAATGAGAACTTCCAGAAGAAATGTGTGTCCACCTTCTCCCAGTGCTGCCGACGGCCAAACCAGAGGGTTGGAGCTCTAGACGTCACCAGTAGATCCAAACTACATGTCCGTTTTACCCGACCGAGGGACAGACAAGAGGCGGCCATCTTGGAAGACATGTCCATCGTACAGGCCACCAGGACACAGATTGGTGGGATTGAGAATGGTGCCTTAAAGCTAAATACAGCTCCATCCTATGCAGAGGAGGAGATCTTGTTTGTGACCTGTGAGCCACAGACATGA